The proteins below are encoded in one region of candidate division KSB1 bacterium:
- a CDS encoding antibiotic biosynthesis monooxygenase produces the protein MYTYIWEYYVKDDFVSEFENIYRPDGPWVRLFKEGKGYIKTELHQNIENKTRFLTIDFWTSKSAYDSFRKQFSEEFEELDKVGETLTKKEIHLGSFHCFE, from the coding sequence TTGTACACCTACATTTGGGAGTATTATGTTAAAGATGATTTCGTATCGGAGTTCGAAAACATTTATAGGCCTGATGGGCCCTGGGTACGACTATTCAAAGAGGGCAAAGGCTATATAAAAACTGAACTTCACCAGAATATTGAAAATAAGACGAGATTCCTAACTATAGATTTCTGGACTTCAAAGTCCGCTTATGATTCATTCCGAAAACAATTTTCTGAGGAGTTTGAGGAGCTGGATAAAGTGGGCGAAACTTTAACCAAGAAAGAGATCCATCTTGGATCGTTTCATTGCTTCGAGTGA